A section of the Candidatus Tanganyikabacteria bacterium genome encodes:
- the trpS gene encoding tryptophan--tRNA ligase — translation MSGMRPTGALHLGHYLGVLRNWERLQGSYDCYFAIVDWHALTTGFQDTSRLRENTYEVLLDWLACGIDPERATIYVQSAVPEIAELALLLGMVTPMNWLTRNPTVKEQIQELHLDEERVGYGLVGYPVLQAADILMFRGDLVPVGKDQLPHLELTRDIARRFNHLYGEVFPEPQPLLSESPLIIGTDGRKMSKSYGNTIPIAAGADEILQRVMGMITDPARQRRNDPGHPEVCTLFGNWLMLGASNVEEVARTCRLGTLGCVDDKKHLAAHLADLLAPIRERRERYASQPQLLERVLAEGNARARAKARETISAVREAMRLFDFSKGHGLTPALAEDPV, via the coding sequence ATGAGCGGCATGCGTCCGACGGGTGCCCTGCACCTCGGGCACTATCTCGGCGTGCTGCGCAACTGGGAACGCTTGCAGGGATCGTACGACTGCTATTTCGCCATCGTGGACTGGCACGCGCTCACGACGGGGTTCCAGGATACGTCGCGCCTGCGGGAGAACACCTACGAGGTGCTCCTCGACTGGCTCGCATGCGGCATCGACCCCGAGCGCGCCACCATCTACGTCCAGTCCGCCGTGCCCGAGATCGCCGAACTGGCGCTGCTCCTGGGGATGGTCACGCCGATGAACTGGCTGACCCGCAACCCCACCGTCAAGGAGCAGATACAGGAGTTGCACCTCGACGAGGAGCGCGTGGGCTACGGCCTGGTCGGGTATCCGGTGCTGCAGGCGGCCGACATCCTGATGTTCCGTGGCGACCTGGTGCCCGTCGGCAAGGACCAGTTGCCGCACCTGGAGCTCACGCGCGACATCGCGAGGCGCTTCAACCATCTGTACGGAGAGGTCTTCCCCGAGCCGCAACCGCTCCTGTCCGAGTCGCCCCTCATCATCGGGACCGATGGGCGGAAGATGAGCAAGAGCTACGGCAACACGATTCCCATCGCGGCCGGCGCCGACGAGATCCTCCAGCGCGTCATGGGGATGATCACCGATCCCGCGCGGCAGCGCCGCAACGATCCGGGCCATCCGGAAGTCTGCACGCTGTTCGGCAACTGGCTGATGCTCGGCGCCTCAAACGTGGAGGAGGTGGCTCGCACCTGCCGCCTGGGCACCCTGGGCTGCGTGGACGACAAGAAGCACCTGGCGGCCCACCTCGCCGACCTGCTCGCGCCCATCCGCGAGCGCCGCGAGCGCTACGCTTCGCAGCCCCAGCTGCTCGAGCGCGTGCTGGCCGAAGGCAATGCCCGGGCGCGGGCGAAGGCGCGGGAGACGATTTCCGCGGTGCGCGAAGCGATGCGGCTCTTCGATTTCTCCAAAGGCCATGGGCTCACCCCAGCGCTTGCAGAAGATCCTGTCTAG
- a CDS encoding rRNA pseudouridine synthase — protein MGSPQRLQKILSRAGIASRRHAEELIAAGRVTVNDLVATLGSSADPDRDRIAVDGAPISFPERVCIALHKPSGYVTTVRDDRGRRTVMALVPAMPGLHPVGRLDYGTEGLLLLTNDGALTLAITHPRHEIAKTYLATVVGVPDAAALRALAEGVGLADGLTAPARARVESTVPGGAVVSLELHEGRNRQVRRMLEAVGHPVRRLIRTAVGEIRLGDLQPGQWRTLTPDEVEWLSKSVPRSTE, from the coding sequence ATGGGCTCACCCCAGCGCTTGCAGAAGATCCTGTCTAGGGCCGGCATCGCGTCGCGCCGGCACGCCGAGGAACTCATCGCGGCCGGCCGCGTGACGGTCAACGATCTCGTGGCCACGCTCGGGTCCAGCGCCGATCCCGACCGCGATCGCATCGCCGTGGACGGCGCGCCGATCTCGTTTCCCGAGCGGGTGTGTATCGCCCTGCACAAGCCGTCCGGCTATGTAACAACCGTGCGCGACGATCGCGGCCGCCGCACGGTGATGGCTCTGGTGCCCGCCATGCCCGGTCTGCATCCGGTCGGCCGGCTGGACTACGGCACCGAAGGTTTGCTGCTGCTGACCAACGACGGGGCGCTGACCCTCGCCATCACGCATCCGCGCCACGAGATCGCGAAGACGTACCTCGCCACCGTGGTGGGCGTGCCCGATGCCGCGGCCCTGCGCGCCCTGGCCGAGGGCGTCGGGCTTGCCGACGGCTTGACCGCACCGGCCAGGGCCCGGGTCGAATCGACGGTCCCCGGGGGGGCCGTCGTATCGCTCGAACTGCACGAAGGCCGCAACCGCCAGGTCCGGCGGATGCTCGAGGCCGTGGGGCACCCGGTGCGGCGCCTGATCCGGACGGCGGTGGGCGAAATCCGGCTAGGCGACCTGCAACCCGGCCAGTGGCGTACACTCACGCCGGATGAGGTAGAATGGCTCTCCAAATCAGTTCCCAGAAGTACGGAATGA
- a CDS encoding DUF4115 domain-containing protein: MNSPLADIGADLRQAREARNRSIEDLSHETLIHVRHLLALEDGRDADLPEPFYVKNFIRKYANAVGLSGDTMANRYWDTRPLPEHPPRPPSGPDFIVPWWVFPAMLGALLLGAIGTFAVMNGNKAPTTLGPSDAGIAASGSLLVGGATESAGTASVAAATESVAAATESATGTAAVATPSEVATAAVAASPEATAAVAVEITPTPGPLNLPPLVVPGREIAFQTHNKEAAWMLIVADGREIYSGVMPKNMIRTWTASRSLAVRIGKPGVVTGRLGGRPLGALGPKDAPVFRRTFLTRDGELALRHARAGNQPAARPTPGPKLTPPPAPLEKVPTAAPPAPSPENPGEAPGTSSDQIAP, encoded by the coding sequence TTGAACTCCCCACTCGCCGACATCGGCGCGGACCTGCGGCAGGCTCGCGAAGCCCGCAATCGCAGCATCGAAGACCTTTCACACGAGACGCTGATCCACGTCCGCCACCTGCTGGCGCTCGAGGACGGCCGCGACGCGGACCTGCCCGAGCCGTTCTACGTCAAGAACTTCATCCGCAAGTACGCCAACGCGGTGGGCCTGTCCGGCGACACGATGGCCAATCGCTACTGGGACACCCGGCCACTACCCGAGCATCCGCCCAGGCCGCCGTCCGGCCCCGATTTCATCGTCCCCTGGTGGGTGTTCCCGGCCATGCTGGGCGCACTTCTGCTGGGCGCCATCGGCACGTTCGCGGTGATGAACGGCAACAAGGCCCCCACCACGCTCGGACCGTCCGACGCGGGAATCGCGGCGTCGGGCTCGCTACTGGTCGGAGGCGCCACCGAATCGGCCGGAACCGCGTCGGTGGCGGCGGCCACCGAATCCGTCGCGGCGGCGACCGAGTCGGCGACGGGTACCGCCGCCGTCGCCACGCCATCCGAGGTCGCCACCGCGGCGGTCGCGGCGAGCCCCGAAGCCACGGCTGCCGTCGCGGTCGAGATCACACCCACGCCGGGGCCCCTCAACCTGCCCCCCCTGGTCGTGCCCGGCCGGGAGATCGCCTTCCAGACCCACAACAAGGAGGCGGCCTGGATGCTGATCGTGGCCGACGGCCGCGAGATATACTCGGGCGTCATGCCGAAGAACATGATCCGTACCTGGACCGCTTCCCGGTCCCTGGCCGTCCGGATCGGCAAGCCGGGCGTGGTGACGGGCCGCCTGGGCGGCCGCCCCCTGGGCGCCCTGGGGCCAAAGGACGCCCCGGTGTTCCGGCGCACGTTCCTCACCCGCGACGGCGAACTGGCGCTGCGGCATGCCCGCGCCGGCAATCAACCGGCCGCGCGCCCGACGCCGGGGCCGAAACTCACGCCGCCGCCCGCTCCGCTGGAGAAGGTGCCCACCGCCGCGCCCCCGGCTCCATCCCCGGAAAATCCGGGCGAAGCGCCTGGAACTTCCAGTGACCAGATAGCGCCTTAA